One genomic segment of Culturomica massiliensis includes these proteins:
- a CDS encoding DUF6624 domain-containing protein, with protein sequence MKKLLSTAIIICTVFAATAQDYRSVDSLLCEIYRKDQRVRANFETVFTGKLPQDSVLKFVQTMHNTDQENQAVIYKLLDEQGWPDNLSPLANQAIFLVVDHGNITDQQKYFPLIEQQVKKGNLDKSSCMTLYDRILMHTGKKQIYGTQTVSYTDKQTGDQVFYLWPVENPSRLDSLRKAINLPPIEQYLEVFKQRGMHVIWDKELTIDEIQKKKTGL encoded by the coding sequence ATGAAAAAACTCCTCTCAACAGCCATAATTATCTGCACGGTATTTGCCGCTACAGCACAAGATTATCGTTCTGTGGATTCCCTATTGTGTGAGATATACCGGAAAGACCAGCGTGTCAGAGCCAATTTCGAAACCGTATTCACAGGCAAGCTTCCACAGGACAGTGTACTTAAATTCGTACAGACAATGCACAATACCGATCAAGAAAATCAAGCCGTGATCTATAAACTTCTGGATGAACAAGGATGGCCCGACAACCTGTCACCATTAGCCAATCAAGCTATCTTTTTAGTTGTCGATCATGGAAATATTACAGATCAACAAAAGTATTTTCCCCTGATCGAGCAACAGGTAAAGAAAGGCAATCTGGACAAAAGTTCGTGTATGACATTATACGACCGCATCTTAATGCACACAGGAAAAAAACAAATTTACGGCACTCAAACGGTCAGTTACACAGATAAACAGACCGGAGATCAGGTGTTCTATCTGTGGCCGGTAGAAAATCCTTCCCGGCTAGACTCGTTACGGAAGGCGATAAACCTACCCCCGATCGAACAGTACCTGGAAGTGTTCAAGCAACGAGGCATGCATGTCATCTGGGACAAAGAACTGACAATCGACGAAATCCAGAAAAAAAAGACAGGCTTATAA
- a CDS encoding M56 family metallopeptidase gives MDNLYVYILKVNIALLVFWLFCRLVFGKDTFLGIKRACLLTVLGLSFVYPLIDIASWIKEEQQVVLVRYAMDIQHIAFSVLPQEQAVVLTWERILWGIYLAGALFLCVRMLVQLWYIWRFIRLGKRLDCLGTTVVSPGSGIAPFSFCHWIFMHPDDYTLREMQEILAHEKAHVAQKHSLDMLLSEFVCIVFWFNPAVWLLRHEIRQNLEFLADQDVMEAGYNRKNYQYHLLRLSHQSAAAQIVNNFNVSQLKKRIIMMNKRKTSRAGLLKYALLVPVTGLLVMSSNVQALARLLPEKAVAREVIARQPQTDKKIQVKGTVLNESKTPVTGAIVLVKGTSYGTTTDKKGNFTLELNKGETIVVSYVGRRTIEVKADNFVDDGKEADLVIELQPEAKVLDRVEVVAYTAKKKTKIKDEVMEVVESTPQFPGGDVALKAFLLENVKYPQEAQQKGITGEVMVGFRVNEQGKIIDPQVVTGVDPLLDKEALRVVKMMPAWTPARQRGKAVPYDFMIPVNFSLSGKVDEIIVTGSFTVRSDRGEPILKMMSAGSQPLYVIDDVIQPESVKDISKIADPNNIQTITVLKDESAIKIYGEKGKNGVIIITTKKKDEQKK, from the coding sequence ATGGATAATTTGTATGTCTATATTTTGAAAGTGAATATCGCATTGTTGGTATTTTGGTTATTTTGCCGTTTGGTCTTCGGGAAAGACACTTTTCTTGGGATAAAACGGGCTTGTTTGTTAACGGTCCTGGGATTATCCTTTGTTTACCCTCTTATCGATATTGCAAGTTGGATAAAAGAAGAACAGCAGGTTGTGCTGGTTCGTTATGCAATGGATATTCAGCACATCGCTTTTTCCGTATTACCGCAGGAGCAGGCTGTTGTACTGACGTGGGAACGGATATTGTGGGGAATATATCTGGCAGGGGCCTTGTTTTTATGCGTACGGATGTTGGTGCAATTATGGTATATCTGGCGTTTTATCCGATTGGGGAAACGTTTGGATTGTCTGGGAACAACCGTTGTTTCTCCCGGTAGCGGAATTGCTCCTTTTTCTTTTTGCCATTGGATTTTTATGCATCCGGACGATTATACGCTTCGGGAAATGCAGGAAATTCTGGCTCATGAAAAAGCACATGTCGCCCAAAAACATTCCCTGGATATGCTGTTGAGTGAGTTTGTATGCATTGTTTTTTGGTTTAATCCGGCGGTGTGGTTGTTAAGGCATGAGATTCGCCAGAATCTGGAATTTCTGGCGGATCAGGATGTCATGGAGGCGGGATATAACCGGAAAAATTATCAATATCATTTACTGCGTTTATCGCATCAATCGGCTGCAGCACAAATCGTAAATAATTTCAATGTTTCACAGTTAAAAAAACGGATTATCATGATGAATAAAAGAAAAACATCGCGGGCGGGACTTTTAAAATATGCTCTGTTGGTGCCTGTCACCGGACTGTTGGTTATGTCCAGTAATGTACAGGCTTTAGCACGTTTGCTTCCGGAAAAGGCAGTTGCCCGGGAAGTGATCGCCCGGCAACCGCAAACAGATAAGAAAATTCAGGTGAAAGGCACAGTTTTAAATGAAAGTAAGACTCCGGTAACAGGTGCTATTGTTTTGGTAAAGGGAACCAGCTACGGAACGACTACTGACAAGAAAGGTAATTTTACTTTGGAATTGAATAAGGGAGAGACAATCGTTGTGAGTTATGTCGGGAGAAGAACTATAGAAGTCAAGGCCGACAATTTTGTGGATGACGGTAAAGAGGCCGATCTGGTCATTGAATTGCAACCGGAAGCTAAAGTCCTGGACCGGGTGGAAGTTGTTGCTTATACTGCAAAGAAAAAGACAAAGATAAAAGATGAAGTGATGGAGGTTGTGGAAAGTACACCTCAATTTCCGGGCGGAGATGTAGCCCTTAAAGCTTTTCTGCTCGAAAATGTAAAATACCCGCAGGAGGCCCAGCAAAAAGGTATCACCGGAGAAGTGATGGTCGGTTTCAGAGTGAATGAGCAAGGGAAAATTATTGACCCCCAGGTAGTGACAGGCGTTGATCCGTTATTGGACAAGGAAGCATTACGGGTAGTGAAAATGATGCCCGCTTGGACTCCTGCCCGGCAAAGAGGGAAAGCCGTTCCTTATGATTTTATGATTCCGGTTAATTTCTCTTTAAGCGGAAAAGTCGATGAGATCATCGTGACGGGTAGTTTTACAGTTAGGTCTGATAGGGGAGAGCCAATCCTGAAAATGATGTCTGCCGGAAGCCAGCCGCTTTATGTGATAGATGATGTTATTCAGCCGGAATCCGTAAAAGATATATCCAAAATAGCCGATCCGAATAATATTCAGACAATCACAGTACTGAAGGATGAATCGGCTATAAAAATATATGGAGAGAAAGGAAAAAACGGTGTAATTATTATTACTACAAAAAAGAAGGATGAACAAAAAAAATAA
- a CDS encoding BlaI/MecI/CopY family transcriptional regulator, which produces MEKLTFQEEELMLIIWQVKEGVIKDFLMQMEEPRPPYTTVASIVKNLEKKGYVESKRYGNTYAYRPLIEENEYKTKFMSGVVRNYFANSYKELVAFFAKKQKISTEELKEIIDLIEKE; this is translated from the coding sequence ATGGAAAAATTGACATTTCAGGAAGAAGAACTTATGCTGATTATCTGGCAAGTAAAAGAAGGAGTAATTAAGGATTTCCTGATGCAGATGGAAGAACCGCGTCCGCCCTATACGACAGTGGCTTCCATCGTGAAGAATTTGGAAAAGAAAGGATATGTGGAAAGTAAGCGTTACGGCAATACTTATGCCTATCGGCCTTTGATCGAAGAAAATGAATATAAGACGAAATTTATGTCGGGAGTCGTGCGCAACTATTTTGCCAATTCATATAAGGAGCTGGTTGCATTTTTTGCGAAGAAACAAAAGATTTCAACTGAAGAGCTGAAAGAGATTATAGATTTAATAGAGAAGGAATAG
- a CDS encoding branched-chain amino acid aminotransferase: MKNMNWKDLSFGYSKTDYNVRCYYKDGKWSAPEISDSEMLSIHMASTCLHYGQEAFEGMKAFRGKDGKIRLFRCEENAKRMQNSADYVMMQAPSVELFTEAVVKAIKANEEFVPPYESGASLYIRPLLIGVGPQMGVAPAKEYMFVVFVAPVGPYFKEGFKPTKVMLERKYDRAAPNGTGHIKVGGNYAAGMRSGVVAHEKGYSTAIFLDSKEKKYIDECGPANFFGIKNGLYITPYSHTILPSITNASLMVLAEDMGLKVERRHIPVEELETFEEAGACGTAAVISPISQIDDLENNKSIRFGKPDVAGEWSTKLYHRLRAIQYGDEPDKFGWITVVE, from the coding sequence ATGAAAAACATGAATTGGAAAGATTTGTCTTTCGGTTATTCTAAGACAGATTATAATGTACGCTGTTATTATAAAGACGGCAAATGGAGCGCTCCGGAAATAAGCGATTCGGAGATGTTGAGTATACACATGGCTTCAACTTGTCTCCACTATGGACAGGAAGCTTTTGAAGGTATGAAAGCTTTCCGAGGCAAAGACGGTAAAATCCGTTTGTTCCGTTGTGAAGAGAATGCAAAACGGATGCAGAATTCTGCAGATTATGTGATGATGCAGGCTCCTTCTGTCGAATTGTTTACAGAAGCAGTAGTCAAAGCAATCAAGGCAAATGAAGAGTTTGTTCCGCCTTATGAATCAGGTGCCAGCCTGTACATTCGTCCGCTTTTGATCGGTGTAGGCCCGCAAATGGGGGTTGCTCCGGCTAAAGAATATATGTTTGTGGTGTTTGTTGCTCCGGTAGGACCCTATTTTAAAGAAGGTTTCAAACCGACGAAAGTGATGTTGGAACGGAAATACGACCGTGCAGCTCCCAACGGAACGGGGCATATCAAAGTAGGAGGAAATTACGCAGCCGGAATGCGCTCAGGTGTTGTGGCCCATGAAAAAGGCTATTCAACGGCTATATTCCTCGATTCGAAAGAAAAGAAATACATCGACGAATGTGGTCCGGCTAACTTCTTCGGTATAAAGAACGGTTTGTATATTACTCCGTATTCCCATACGATTTTACCTTCCATTACCAATGCCAGCCTGATGGTGTTGGCCGAAGATATGGGATTGAAAGTAGAACGCCGTCATATTCCGGTAGAAGAGTTGGAAACTTTTGAAGAAGCAGGAGCATGTGGAACCGCTGCTGTCATCAGTCCGATCAGCCAGATCGATGATCTGGAAAACAATAAGAGCATCCGTTTCGGAAAACCGGATGTAGCCGGAGAATGGAGTACAAAATTGTACCACCGTTTGCGTGCCATCCAATACGGAGACGAACCGGATAAATTCGGTTGGATTACTGTCGTTGAATAA
- a CDS encoding S46 family peptidase, whose translation MKRLLIVILTLLTVSMVRADEGMWLLSLLKQQNIEKMQQMGFKLSAEDIYSVNKPGIKDAIVGLGNIGRPFRHFCSGEIVSDQGLMITNHHCGFGAIQAHSSVEHDYLSDGFWAYKMEDELTNPGITASILERMEDVTDRVNAVLNDNMSAMERDVALDSIYKVIVKEATDSTDLSGQVISMFEGNQFFLFLYTIYKDVRLVGAPPQSMGKFGGDTDNWMWPRHTCDFSMFRIYTGPDGRPAEYSKDNVPLKPKHHLPISLKGVQDGDFAMIMGFPGSTDRFATSYSLQNTIDATNAIRYKVRTEALRIMKEEMDKSPKTRIQYASKHASSANYWKYSYEQNKALEQLNTMGNKKEIEAEFTAWVNADPARKAQYGNVLPELEKNFKDIRSYAEAQTYLFEALGGPEAHKTAYAFAGQLEKLCDKETTAEEKAEIRKSLKESAQEFFKDYNAELDARLFAALFKMYDENVDPDLKPEIIEMINKKYKGNYEEFARDMLHTSVFMNEKALDAFIDKPNCKKLKKDLAYQAGTSYIGMWIKLSAYMNDMKESIAKNNRLFVRGLMQMEPDKVMAPNANSTLRLTYGKVKSYKPRDAVFYDYYTTLTGVMEKEGPKGGEFEVPDRLKELYKAKDFGQYGEGNVVTCFITDNDITGGNSGSPVINANGELIGAAFDGNSEAMSGDIDFEENLQRCINVDMRYVLFVIDKYAGAKNLIDEMTLVK comes from the coding sequence ATGAAAAGATTACTGATTGTTATTTTGACGTTGCTTACGGTTTCAATGGTTCGGGCTGATGAGGGGATGTGGTTGTTGTCGTTGTTAAAACAGCAGAACATTGAAAAAATGCAGCAAATGGGCTTTAAATTAAGCGCCGAAGATATTTATTCTGTAAACAAGCCTGGGATTAAAGATGCAATCGTCGGATTGGGAAATATCGGCCGGCCGTTCCGTCATTTTTGTTCCGGAGAAATCGTATCGGACCAGGGTCTGATGATTACCAACCATCATTGCGGTTTTGGTGCGATTCAGGCACATTCATCGGTAGAACACGACTATTTATCCGATGGTTTCTGGGCTTATAAAATGGAAGACGAATTGACCAATCCAGGTATAACCGCTTCTATCCTGGAAAGAATGGAAGACGTAACCGACCGGGTAAATGCCGTATTAAACGACAATATGAGCGCAATGGAAAGAGACGTTGCCCTCGATAGCATCTACAAAGTGATCGTGAAAGAAGCTACCGACAGTACCGATTTGAGCGGTCAGGTAATTTCTATGTTTGAAGGAAATCAGTTTTTCCTCTTTTTGTATACCATTTACAAAGACGTTCGTTTAGTGGGTGCTCCTCCCCAGAGCATGGGTAAATTCGGCGGAGATACCGATAACTGGATGTGGCCGCGCCACACCTGTGATTTTTCCATGTTCCGTATCTATACCGGTCCGGACGGTCGTCCCGCGGAATATTCGAAAGATAATGTTCCTTTGAAACCGAAACACCATTTGCCGATATCCCTGAAAGGCGTTCAGGATGGTGATTTTGCAATGATTATGGGTTTCCCGGGATCGACAGACCGCTTTGCTACCAGCTATAGCTTGCAAAATACGATAGATGCCACCAATGCCATTCGTTATAAAGTGCGTACGGAAGCTTTACGCATCATGAAAGAAGAGATGGATAAGAGTCCGAAAACGCGTATCCAGTATGCTTCAAAACATGCCAGCAGTGCCAATTACTGGAAATATTCTTACGAACAGAACAAAGCGCTGGAGCAATTGAATACGATGGGAAATAAAAAGGAGATAGAGGCGGAATTTACTGCTTGGGTAAATGCCGATCCTGCCCGTAAGGCTCAATACGGTAATGTATTGCCCGAGTTGGAGAAAAACTTTAAGGATATCCGGAGTTATGCCGAGGCTCAGACTTATTTATTTGAAGCACTGGGAGGACCGGAAGCCCATAAGACAGCTTATGCTTTTGCCGGACAACTTGAGAAATTGTGTGATAAGGAAACTACTGCGGAAGAAAAAGCAGAAATCCGGAAATCCCTGAAAGAAAGTGCACAGGAGTTTTTTAAGGATTATAATGCCGAACTGGATGCCCGCTTATTTGCTGCATTGTTTAAAATGTACGATGAAAATGTGGACCCCGATCTGAAACCGGAGATTATCGAAATGATCAATAAGAAATACAAAGGAAATTATGAAGAATTTGCCCGGGACATGCTTCACACCTCCGTATTTATGAATGAGAAAGCTTTGGATGCATTTATCGATAAGCCGAATTGTAAAAAATTGAAAAAAGATTTGGCTTATCAGGCCGGCACCTCTTACATCGGAATGTGGATCAAACTTTCGGCCTACATGAACGATATGAAGGAAAGCATCGCTAAAAACAACCGTTTGTTTGTGAGGGGGCTGATGCAGATGGAACCGGACAAAGTTATGGCTCCGAATGCAAATTCAACGCTTCGTCTGACTTATGGAAAGGTAAAAAGTTACAAACCGCGGGATGCCGTGTTCTATGACTATTATACGACCCTGACCGGCGTGATGGAAAAGGAAGGCCCGAAAGGAGGCGAATTCGAAGTACCGGACAGATTGAAGGAACTTTATAAGGCAAAAGATTTCGGTCAGTACGGTGAAGGCAATGTCGTGACCTGTTTTATTACAGACAATGATATTACCGGAGGTAATTCGGGTTCACCCGTAATCAATGCGAACGGCGAACTGATCGGAGCGGCTTTCGACGGTAACTCGGAAGCGATGTCCGGAGATATCGATTTTGAGGAAAACCTGCAACGGTGTATCAATGTAGATATGCGCTATGTGCTTTTCGTAATCGATAAATATGCCGGTGCGAAAAACCTGATCGATGAAATGACATTGGTAAAATAA
- the rlmN gene encoding 23S rRNA (adenine(2503)-C(2))-methyltransferase RlmN — MTAEKQNIREITTEEIAQFLTSKGEKAFRAKQIRQWIWQKGVHSFDEMTNLPKSTRELLAGQYIFDSLTADRIQSATDGTTKTAWRLHDGNYVESVLIPGNDRYTVCVSSQAGCQLGCSFCATGTLGFKRNLTPGEIFDQVVAAREEAEKRESQLSNIVFMGMGEPLMNYDNVLRAIDRITAEDGLAMSPSRITVSTAGIPDKIRQLADDDVRFNLAVSLHSAREEIRSKLMPVNRAHSLAELAESLKYFTGKTGIRPTFEYLLLAGINDSLEDAKVLAAYCRQFPVKINIIEYNAVENSPFRHSPEKQRDIFIRFLESCNMIVNIRRSKGKDIDAACGQLANKANKKK, encoded by the coding sequence ATGACAGCAGAAAAACAAAACATCAGGGAAATCACGACGGAGGAGATTGCTCAATTCCTGACTTCAAAAGGAGAAAAAGCCTTCCGCGCCAAACAAATCCGGCAATGGATCTGGCAGAAAGGAGTACATAGTTTCGATGAAATGACCAATTTGCCTAAAAGCACACGGGAGTTGCTTGCCGGGCAATATATATTCGATTCTCTTACGGCCGACCGCATTCAATCGGCAACAGACGGTACGACCAAAACAGCCTGGCGCCTGCATGACGGGAATTATGTGGAAAGCGTACTGATTCCCGGCAACGACCGCTATACGGTTTGTGTATCCTCTCAGGCAGGCTGCCAATTAGGATGCAGTTTTTGTGCGACAGGTACTTTAGGCTTCAAGCGGAATCTTACTCCGGGAGAAATATTCGATCAGGTCGTTGCTGCCCGGGAAGAAGCAGAGAAACGGGAATCGCAGTTATCGAATATCGTCTTTATGGGCATGGGCGAACCTTTGATGAATTACGACAATGTACTCCGGGCTATCGACCGGATTACAGCGGAAGACGGCCTGGCCATGTCGCCTTCCCGCATTACCGTTTCCACAGCCGGTATTCCGGACAAAATCCGGCAACTGGCAGACGATGACGTACGTTTTAATCTGGCCGTTTCCTTACATTCCGCCCGTGAAGAGATCCGGAGTAAGCTTATGCCGGTAAACCGGGCTCACTCCCTGGCAGAACTGGCAGAAAGCCTGAAATATTTTACAGGCAAAACAGGCATCCGCCCCACATTCGAATATCTGTTACTGGCAGGAATAAACGATTCATTGGAGGATGCAAAGGTTTTAGCAGCTTATTGCCGTCAATTTCCCGTAAAAATCAACATTATCGAATACAATGCCGTAGAAAACTCCCCGTTTCGCCACAGCCCTGAGAAACAACGGGACATTTTTATCCGTTTTCTCGAATCCTGTAATATGATCGTCAATATCCGACGCAGCAAAGGAAAAGACATCGATGCCGCCTGCGGACAGTTAGCCAATAAAGCCAATAAAAAGAAATGA
- a CDS encoding DNA recombination protein RmuC, giving the protein MIMYILSAILLLLNVFIIALLLRKKNDHATAELSSLREDIGRLEKIIREECRYLLENHSKTARENREELAKSLGAFRTENAESLKHIAEQNFQSLETVRRTLDSSFQEFRKIFTENIQSFNELQREKFGELSKKQSELLQSTEKRLDEMRSTVDEKLQKTLNERIGQSFEMVSKQLEHVQKGLGEMQSLAQDVGGLKKVLGNVKMRGCIGEVQLEMLLEQILAPEQYEANVKTRKGSDTLVEFAIKLPGKDDSGNCVYLPIDAKFPKDAYEQLQNAYDSGDTSELDAASRNIEQTIKAMAKDIHDKYLDPPYTTDFGIMFLPFESIYGEVVRRASLLEQLQRDYKVIVTGPTTLAAILNSLQMGFRTLAIQKRSSEVWKVLGAVKTEFEKFGGMLEKAQKNIQTANNQIEEVMGKRTRAIQRHLRNVEALPQSESELLIPIGQEDLPEEEN; this is encoded by the coding sequence ATGATTATGTATATCTTATCCGCAATACTCCTGTTGCTGAATGTTTTTATCATCGCATTACTCTTGCGTAAAAAGAACGATCATGCGACAGCCGAATTGTCTTCTTTGCGGGAAGACATCGGCCGGCTGGAAAAAATCATACGGGAAGAGTGCCGCTATTTATTGGAAAACCATTCCAAAACAGCCCGCGAGAACCGCGAAGAGCTTGCGAAATCGTTAGGAGCTTTCCGAACGGAAAATGCTGAAAGCTTAAAGCATATTGCCGAACAAAATTTTCAATCACTGGAAACTGTCCGGCGGACTCTTGATTCATCTTTCCAGGAATTCCGGAAAATATTTACTGAAAACATACAAAGTTTCAATGAGCTCCAACGGGAAAAATTTGGAGAGTTGAGTAAAAAACAAAGCGAACTGCTGCAATCCACGGAAAAACGCCTGGATGAAATGCGGTCGACTGTAGACGAAAAACTTCAGAAAACACTGAACGAACGTATCGGCCAATCGTTTGAAATGGTAAGCAAGCAACTCGAACATGTACAGAAAGGCTTGGGCGAGATGCAATCGCTGGCCCAGGATGTCGGGGGGCTGAAAAAAGTACTGGGAAATGTCAAAATGCGCGGTTGTATCGGGGAAGTCCAGTTGGAAATGTTGCTGGAGCAGATTCTGGCACCGGAACAATACGAAGCCAATGTAAAAACCAGAAAGGGATCGGATACGCTTGTCGAATTTGCCATTAAGTTGCCGGGTAAAGACGATAGCGGTAATTGTGTGTACCTTCCCATCGACGCCAAATTTCCCAAAGATGCATACGAGCAGCTTCAAAATGCTTACGATTCAGGAGATACGTCAGAACTGGACGCGGCTTCCCGAAACATCGAGCAAACCATAAAAGCGATGGCGAAGGACATCCATGACAAATACCTGGACCCGCCTTATACAACAGATTTCGGAATCATGTTTTTACCGTTCGAGTCTATTTACGGCGAAGTGGTCCGCCGGGCCAGCCTGTTAGAGCAGCTTCAACGCGATTATAAAGTGATTGTGACCGGTCCGACCACCCTGGCTGCCATTCTCAACAGTCTGCAAATGGGATTCCGTACGTTGGCCATCCAAAAACGGAGCAGTGAAGTCTGGAAGGTGTTGGGTGCCGTTAAAACCGAATTCGAAAAGTTCGGAGGCATGCTCGAAAAAGCCCAGAAAAATATACAAACGGCCAATAACCAGATCGAAGAAGTGATGGGCAAACGGACACGGGCTATACAACGGCATTTGCGCAATGTAGAAGCACTTCCGCAAAGCGAAAGCGAATTGCTGATACCCATCGGACAAGAGGACCTTCCGGAAGAAGAAAACTGA
- a CDS encoding chromate transporter: protein MDEWSLYLSLFWAFFKIGLFGFGGGYAMISLIQHEVVEVHHWISVSDFTDIVAISQTTPGPIAFNTATYIGYTATGSVWGSAVCTLAVSLPSIILMTLVCRFFFMFRDNAYVAAILGALKPTVIGLIAAAALLLMNGRNFEDYKSWLIFGIVFLASLKKVDPILLIILAGVAGYFLY from the coding sequence ATGGATGAATGGAGTTTGTATCTGAGCTTGTTCTGGGCCTTTTTCAAAATCGGGCTTTTCGGTTTCGGAGGTGGTTATGCCATGATTTCTTTGATCCAGCACGAGGTCGTTGAAGTTCACCACTGGATCAGTGTTTCCGACTTTACGGATATAGTGGCTATTTCGCAGACAACACCGGGACCTATCGCTTTTAATACGGCCACTTATATCGGTTATACGGCTACGGGAAGTGTATGGGGGTCTGCCGTATGTACCCTTGCGGTAAGCCTGCCTTCGATCATATTGATGACACTGGTATGCCGTTTCTTCTTTATGTTCCGGGATAATGCTTATGTAGCAGCTATATTGGGAGCATTAAAACCGACAGTGATCGGCCTGATTGCTGCGGCAGCCCTGTTGCTGATGAACGGGCGTAATTTTGAGGATTATAAAAGCTGGTTGATTTTTGGCATAGTTTTTCTGGCTTCCCTGAAAAAAGTCGATCCCATACTATTGATTATATTGGCGGGAGTAGCAGGCTATTTCCTATATTAG
- a CDS encoding chromate transporter, with protein MNLYFRLFWAFFKIGAFTFGGGYAMIPLIQREVVDRKKWLEEDEFIDMLAIAQSVPGPISLNTAVFVGNKMRGIKGSLISGLGIILPSFIVILLIALVFTEFKDNPGVERVFKGIRPAVVALIAAPLWNMGKKAGITWRTLWIPVAAALLIWLAGISPVYIVMVAIAGGIGWYMLQLKKRK; from the coding sequence ATGAATTTGTATTTCCGTTTATTTTGGGCTTTTTTCAAGATCGGGGCATTCACTTTCGGTGGAGGGTATGCCATGATTCCGCTGATCCAGCGGGAAGTGGTCGACCGGAAAAAATGGCTGGAAGAAGATGAATTTATCGATATGCTGGCGATAGCCCAATCGGTACCCGGACCTATTTCTCTGAATACGGCTGTTTTTGTCGGTAATAAAATGCGGGGAATAAAGGGAAGTCTGATTTCAGGCTTGGGGATTATTCTCCCTTCTTTTATTGTTATTTTGCTCATCGCTCTGGTATTTACCGAATTCAAGGACAACCCCGGAGTGGAGCGGGTATTCAAGGGAATCCGCCCGGCTGTTGTGGCATTGATTGCTGCCCCGTTGTGGAATATGGGTAAAAAAGCGGGTATTACCTGGAGAACCTTGTGGATTCCGGTTGCCGCGGCTTTGCTGATCTGGCTGGCCGGAATATCCCCGGTATATATCGTTATGGTGGCGATAGCCGGCGGTATCGGCTGGTATATGTTGCAATTGAAAAAGAGAAAGTAA